A portion of the uncultured Bacteroides sp. genome contains these proteins:
- a CDS encoding putative transporter — translation MEWIYNLFIEHSALQAVVVISLISAIGLGLGKIHLFGISLGVTFVFFAGILAGHLGLSIDSQMLNYAESFGLVIFVYALGLQVGPGFFASFHKGGVKLNMLAVVVVLMGTLLAVLASFTAGISLPDAVGILCGATTNTPALGAAQQTLKQLGLGSNSPALGCAVAYPLGVVGVILAVLLIRKVFVKKADLEENQKDDANKTYIAAFQVHNPAIFNKSVKDIAHFSYPKFVISRLWRDGNVSIPTSEKVLREGDRLLVITSEKDVLALTVLFGQQENTDWNKEDIDWNAIDSQLVSQRIVVTRPELNGKKLGSLRLRNTYGINISRVYRSGVQLLATPELTLQLGDRLTVVGEAAAIQNVEKVLGNAVKSLNEPNMVAVFIGIVLGLALGAIPLVIPGVSAPVKLGLAGGPIIVGILIGTFGPRLHMVTYTTRSANLMLRALGLSMYLACLGLDAGAHFFQTIFRPEGLLWIGVGFGMTIIPVLLVGIIAFKFMKVDFGSVVGMICGSMANPMALNYANDTIPGDNPSVAYATVYPLSMFLRVIIAQVILLFFL, via the coding sequence ATGGAATGGATCTATAATTTGTTCATCGAACATTCAGCTTTGCAAGCGGTGGTAGTTATCTCATTAATTTCTGCTATTGGTCTCGGATTGGGTAAAATTCATTTATTCGGCATCTCTCTTGGGGTGACCTTTGTCTTCTTTGCCGGTATCTTGGCCGGACACTTAGGTTTGTCTATAGACAGTCAAATGCTCAACTATGCAGAGAGTTTCGGTCTGGTGATTTTTGTCTATGCACTGGGTTTGCAAGTGGGTCCCGGCTTTTTTGCTTCTTTTCATAAGGGAGGGGTGAAGCTAAATATGTTGGCTGTGGTTGTAGTGTTGATGGGCACTTTGCTTGCTGTGTTGGCTAGTTTTACCGCAGGAATCTCATTGCCGGATGCAGTAGGAATTTTATGTGGGGCCACGACGAATACACCTGCATTGGGTGCGGCGCAGCAAACACTCAAACAGTTGGGCTTGGGGAGTAATTCGCCTGCATTGGGATGCGCGGTGGCTTATCCATTGGGAGTAGTTGGAGTTATTCTGGCTGTGTTGCTCATCAGAAAAGTATTTGTGAAGAAGGCCGATTTAGAAGAGAACCAAAAAGATGATGCCAATAAGACATATATTGCAGCCTTTCAAGTGCACAATCCTGCAATCTTTAATAAAAGCGTTAAAGACATTGCCCATTTTAGTTATCCGAAATTTGTTATTTCTCGTCTGTGGAGAGATGGGAACGTTAGTATTCCTACCTCCGAGAAAGTATTGAGGGAGGGTGACCGATTACTGGTTATTACTTCGGAGAAGGACGTATTGGCACTTACGGTGCTGTTTGGCCAGCAAGAGAATACGGATTGGAACAAGGAAGATATTGATTGGAATGCGATAGACAGTCAACTAGTGTCTCAACGCATCGTGGTGACTCGTCCCGAACTGAACGGGAAGAAGCTTGGTTCTCTGCGTTTGCGAAATACCTACGGCATCAACATTAGTCGTGTCTATCGTTCGGGAGTGCAATTACTCGCTACGCCCGAACTAACCTTGCAGTTAGGAGACCGCCTCACAGTGGTAGGCGAAGCTGCTGCTATTCAGAATGTGGAGAAGGTGCTGGGCAATGCTGTCAAGAGTCTCAATGAACCTAACATGGTGGCTGTGTTTATTGGTATTGTACTTGGGTTAGCTTTGGGAGCCATTCCTTTGGTCATTCCGGGTGTAAGTGCCCCAGTGAAGTTGGGGCTTGCCGGTGGCCCCATCATTGTGGGCATTTTGATTGGAACTTTCGGTCCGAGACTGCACATGGTGACTTACACCACGCGTAGTGCTAACCTGATGCTGAGGGCTTTGGGACTTTCCATGTATCTGGCTTGTCTGGGATTAGATGCAGGTGCGCACTTCTTTCAAACGATCTTTCGTCCCGAAGGATTACTCTGGATAGGGGTGGGTTTTGGAATGACGATTATTCCGGTTCTGCTTGTGGGCATCATTGCCTTTAAGTTTATGAAAGTAGACTTTGGTTCGGTGGTAGGAATGATTTGTGGAAGCATGGCCAATCCTATGGCACTTAACTATGCTAACGATACCATTCCGGGCGATAACCCTTCTGTAGCTTATGCTACGGTCTATCCTCTGAGCATGTTTCTAAGAGTAATTATAGCTCAGGTAATTCTGCTCTTTTTTCTATAA
- a CDS encoding long-chain fatty acid--CoA ligase has product MEHSFIAYIQNSIINNWDLDALTDYKGVTLQYKDVARKIEKMHILFEESGIQKGDKIAICGRNSSHWGVAFLATVTYGAVIVPILHEFKADNVHHIVNHSEAKLLFVGDVVWENLNESAMPLLEGIVLVNDFSVLVSRSKKLTNAREHLNELFGKKYPKNFRQEHINYHKDQPEELAAINYTSGTTSYSKGVMLPYRSLWSNIAFAFEVLHLNPGDKIVSMLPMAHMYGLAFEFLYEFSAGCQIYFLTRTPSPKIIFQAFAEVKPNLVVAVPLIIEKIIKKNVLPKLETPAMKILLKVPIINDKIKATVRQEMINAFGGNFAEVVIGGAAFNQEVEQLLQMIEFPYTVGYGMTECGPIICYEDWKRFKPASCGKAVPRMEVKVLSPDPENVVGEIICRGDNVMLGYYKNEEATAQVIDKDGWLHTGDLALMDAEGNITIKGRSKNMLLSASGQNIYPEEIEDRLNNLPYVAESIIVQQNEKLVGLVYPDFEDAFAHGLGHADMDRVMEENRITLNESLPAYSQIAKMKVYPEEFEKTPKKSIKRFLYQEAKG; this is encoded by the coding sequence ATGGAACACAGTTTTATCGCATACATCCAAAACAGTATTATAAATAACTGGGATCTGGATGCCTTGACCGATTATAAAGGAGTCACCCTGCAGTATAAAGACGTAGCCCGCAAAATTGAAAAGATGCATATTCTTTTCGAAGAGAGCGGAATTCAGAAAGGAGATAAGATTGCCATTTGCGGCAGAAACAGCTCTCACTGGGGAGTCGCTTTTCTGGCCACAGTAACTTATGGAGCGGTCATTGTTCCTATTCTGCATGAATTTAAAGCAGACAATGTACACCACATTGTGAACCATTCCGAAGCCAAGCTTCTATTTGTGGGCGATGTGGTATGGGAAAACCTAAATGAAAGTGCCATGCCACTACTCGAAGGTATCGTGTTGGTTAACGATTTCTCTGTTCTCGTATCGAGAAGCAAAAAGCTAACCAATGCACGCGAACATCTAAACGAATTATTCGGCAAAAAATATCCTAAGAACTTCCGTCAAGAACATATCAATTATCACAAAGATCAGCCTGAAGAACTAGCAGCAATCAACTATACTTCAGGAACGACAAGTTATTCAAAAGGTGTGATGCTACCCTACCGTAGCCTGTGGTCAAACATAGCGTTTGCCTTCGAAGTGTTGCACCTGAACCCGGGTGACAAGATAGTATCCATGCTGCCGATGGCTCATATGTACGGATTGGCTTTCGAATTTTTGTATGAATTCTCCGCAGGTTGCCAAATCTACTTTCTCACACGCACTCCCAGCCCCAAAATTATTTTCCAGGCTTTTGCCGAAGTCAAGCCTAATCTGGTAGTCGCTGTTCCTCTGATCATCGAAAAGATTATTAAGAAGAATGTGCTCCCTAAACTGGAAACTCCCGCAATGAAGATATTGCTTAAAGTACCAATTATCAATGATAAAATTAAAGCGACTGTTCGCCAAGAAATGATTAATGCTTTTGGCGGAAATTTTGCGGAAGTAGTGATTGGTGGTGCAGCTTTTAACCAAGAGGTAGAGCAACTATTGCAAATGATAGAATTCCCTTATACCGTAGGTTATGGCATGACAGAATGCGGACCTATCATCTGTTACGAAGACTGGAAACGCTTTAAACCGGCATCATGTGGAAAGGCGGTTCCACGTATGGAGGTAAAAGTACTCTCGCCTGACCCTGAGAATGTGGTAGGCGAAATTATATGTCGCGGAGACAACGTGATGTTAGGCTATTATAAGAACGAAGAAGCTACCGCCCAAGTGATCGACAAAGACGGGTGGCTACACACGGGTGACCTTGCCCTGATGGATGCCGAAGGCAATATTACCATCAAAGGAAGAAGCAAGAACATGCTGCTTAGTGCCAGCGGACAAAATATCTATCCTGAAGAAATAGAAGACAGACTCAATAATCTTCCTTACGTTGCCGAGAGCATCATCGTACAGCAAAATGAAAAACTTGTCGGATTAGTCTATCCGGACTTTGAAGACGCATTTGCTCATGGATTGGGGCATGCAGATATGGATCGGGTAATGGAAGAAAACCGGATAACGCTCAACGAGTCATTGCCTGCCTACTCTCAAATTGCAAAGATGAAAGTATACCCCGAAGAGTTTGAAAAGACTCCGAAAAAAAGTATCAAACGATTCTTATATCAAGAAGCAAAAGGCTAA
- a CDS encoding dicarboxylate/amino acid:cation symporter translates to MKIKQISLLPRIIIAIALGIAFGSFLPSSVVRLFGTFNGLFGEFLGFSIPLIILGLVTVAIADIGNRAGKLLLITVLIAYGATLFSGFLSYFVGESVFPMLITPGVPLEVAKESESILPYFSVAIPPLMSVMTSLVLAFTLGLGLASLQSNALKEVARDFQDIILLLINSVILPVLPIYIFGIFLSMTFTGQVYSILMVFIKIIGVIFLLHIFLLIFQYSVAALFVKRNPFKLLGRMMPAYFTALGTQSSAATIPVTLEQTKKNGVSADIAGFVIPLCATIHLSGSTLKIVACALALMMMQGMPHDFPLFAGFIFMLGITMVAAPGVPGGAIMAALGILQSMLGFDQSAQALMIALYTAMDSFGTACNVTGDGAIALIIDKITKRP, encoded by the coding sequence ATGAAAATAAAACAGATAAGTCTGCTACCTCGCATTATTATTGCCATTGCGCTAGGTATAGCTTTTGGCTCTTTTCTTCCATCATCAGTAGTGCGCTTGTTCGGCACTTTCAACGGGCTCTTTGGTGAATTCCTTGGTTTCTCTATACCGCTTATTATACTTGGGTTGGTCACTGTTGCCATTGCTGATATTGGCAACAGGGCAGGTAAATTGCTTCTCATCACTGTGCTCATTGCCTATGGAGCTACGCTTTTCTCTGGATTCCTGTCCTACTTTGTGGGAGAAAGCGTATTTCCAATGCTAATTACTCCGGGAGTGCCACTTGAGGTAGCAAAAGAAAGCGAAAGTATTCTTCCCTATTTTTCAGTCGCTATTCCCCCTTTGATGAGCGTGATGACTTCTCTCGTTCTTGCCTTTACCCTCGGGTTGGGACTTGCCAGTCTGCAAAGCAATGCACTCAAAGAAGTAGCCCGAGATTTCCAAGATATCATTCTTTTGTTGATCAACTCCGTTATCTTACCCGTGTTGCCCATTTATATATTCGGCATTTTTCTGAGCATGACGTTCACCGGACAAGTATATTCCATTTTAATGGTATTCATTAAAATCATCGGAGTCATTTTCTTACTGCATATCTTTTTGCTCATATTTCAATATTCCGTTGCCGCACTTTTCGTAAAACGAAATCCCTTCAAACTGCTGGGCCGCATGATGCCTGCTTATTTTACAGCGTTGGGCACACAATCTTCTGCGGCCACCATTCCCGTAACATTAGAGCAAACAAAAAAGAACGGAGTTTCTGCTGATATTGCAGGGTTTGTTATTCCTCTTTGCGCCACTATACATTTATCAGGTAGTACTCTCAAGATAGTAGCATGTGCCTTGGCTTTAATGATGATGCAAGGGATGCCTCATGATTTCCCTCTGTTTGCCGGATTTATCTTCATGTTAGGTATCACCATGGTTGCCGCTCCCGGAGTACCGGGTGGAGCCATCATGGCTGCATTAGGTATCTTGCAGTCGATGCTTGGGTTTGACCAATCTGCACAAGCATTAATGATTGCTCTTTACACCGCTATGGATAGCTTCGGAACGGCCTGTAATGTTACAGGCGACGGAGCCATTGCACTTATTATTGATAAAATAACGAAAAGGCCATAG
- the gnd gene encoding decarboxylating NADP(+)-dependent phosphogluconate dehydrogenase, whose amino-acid sequence MDNKKSDIGLIGLAVMGENLALNMESKSWQVSVYNRTVPGVEEGVVERFVNGRGKGKNLQGFTDIKNFVESLAAPRKIMMMVRAGSAIDELMEQLFPLLSAGDILIDGGNSNYEDTSRRVELAESKGFLFVGSGVSGGEEGALNGASIMPGGSADAWPQVKPILQSIAAKASDGTPCCEWVGPAGSGHFVKMIHNGIEYGDMQLIAEAYWVMKNLLSVGHEEMASIFTHWNEGKLRSYLVEITANILKHKDKSGDYLVDKILDAAGQKGTGKWSVINAMELGMPLGLIATAVFERSLSSQKALRETASRTYQHGHLQAVYNKPELVKDVYSALYASKLVSYAQGFAVLQKASDTFGWKLNLSSIARMWRGGCIIRSAFLNDIAAAFEAKEKPEHLLLAPYFKEEMRELLPGWKNLVAAAVREELPVPAFSSALNYFYSLVSEKLPANMVQAQRDYFGAHTFERTDNLRGVFFHENWTGHGGDTKSGTYNV is encoded by the coding sequence ATGGATAATAAGAAATCGGATATAGGTCTTATCGGACTAGCAGTGATGGGAGAGAACCTTGCTTTGAATATGGAAAGTAAGAGTTGGCAGGTTTCAGTATATAATCGTACGGTGCCCGGAGTGGAAGAAGGTGTGGTAGAACGTTTCGTAAACGGACGCGGCAAAGGAAAGAATTTACAAGGGTTTACTGATATAAAGAACTTTGTAGAATCACTTGCAGCTCCCCGTAAAATAATGATGATGGTGCGTGCCGGAAGTGCGATAGATGAATTAATGGAGCAACTGTTTCCTTTACTTTCTGCCGGAGACATATTAATCGATGGTGGTAATTCGAATTATGAAGATACTAGTCGGAGGGTGGAACTGGCGGAATCGAAAGGTTTTCTTTTCGTTGGGTCTGGAGTCTCCGGTGGAGAAGAAGGAGCTTTGAATGGAGCCTCCATTATGCCCGGTGGTTCTGCCGATGCATGGCCTCAGGTGAAACCCATTTTGCAAAGCATTGCGGCTAAGGCATCGGATGGTACTCCCTGCTGTGAATGGGTGGGCCCTGCCGGATCAGGACATTTCGTGAAGATGATTCACAATGGTATAGAATATGGAGACATGCAGTTGATCGCTGAAGCCTACTGGGTGATGAAGAATCTCTTAAGTGTTGGTCATGAAGAAATGGCTTCCATTTTTACCCATTGGAATGAAGGGAAACTACGCAGTTATCTCGTTGAGATAACAGCTAATATATTGAAGCACAAAGATAAGTCTGGTGACTATCTGGTAGATAAGATATTGGATGCTGCCGGACAGAAAGGTACGGGTAAATGGTCGGTGATTAATGCGATGGAACTTGGCATGCCGTTGGGGCTTATAGCCACTGCCGTGTTTGAACGTAGTTTGTCGAGTCAAAAGGCTTTGCGTGAAACAGCTTCACGTACTTATCAACACGGGCATCTGCAAGCGGTGTATAACAAACCTGAGTTGGTGAAGGATGTTTATTCGGCATTGTATGCTTCTAAATTAGTATCTTATGCACAAGGATTTGCTGTACTTCAAAAAGCTTCCGATACGTTTGGTTGGAAGTTGAACCTTTCGTCTATCGCTCGTATGTGGCGTGGCGGATGCATCATTCGTAGCGCATTCCTTAACGATATTGCCGCTGCATTCGAAGCTAAAGAAAAGCCCGAACATCTGTTGCTGGCTCCTTACTTCAAAGAAGAAATGAGAGAATTGTTGCCTGGTTGGAAAAATCTGGTAGCTGCAGCTGTACGCGAAGAGTTGCCTGTTCCGGCATTCTCTTCCGCTTTGAATTATTTCTATTCTCTGGTTTCGGAGAAACTTCCGGCTAACATGGTGCAGGCACAGCGCGATTACTTTGGTGCGCACACTTTTGAGCGTACAGATAACTTGCGCGGAGTATTCTTCCATGAAAACTGGACCGGACATGGAGGTGACACGAAGTCGGGTACTTATAATGTATAA
- the zwf gene encoding glucose-6-phosphate dehydrogenase — protein sequence MVIFGASGDLTKRKLMPALYSLYKEERLPKEFSILGIGRTVYTDTDYRSYILNEIKLFVKSSEQDESLMKAFVSKLYYLSIDPAIESEYGQLSCRLEELSGEERPDNLLYYLATPPSLYGVVPLHLKKWRLNSKHSRIIVEKPFGYDLESAQELNRIYTSVFDERQIYRIDHFLGKETAQNLLAFRFANGIFEPLWNRNYIDYVEVTAVENLGIEQRGGFYDTTGALRDMVQNHLIQLVALTAMEPPAAFNADSFRNEVVKVYESLTPLNEIDLDEHIVRGQYTVSGSKKGYREEKNVSADSRTETYIAMKLGISNWRWSGVPFYIRTGKQMPTKVTEIVVHFKETPHQMFHMAGDKSPIANKLILRLQPNEGIVLKFGMKLPGPGFEVKQVTMDFSYDKLGGVPSGDAYARLIEDCIQGDPTLFTRSDAVEASWRFFDPILQYWKEHTEAPLYGYPAGTWGPLESEAMMHEHGADWTNPCKNLTNTDQYCEL from the coding sequence ATGGTCATCTTTGGCGCTTCGGGCGATTTGACCAAACGTAAGTTGATGCCTGCGCTCTACTCCTTATATAAAGAAGAGCGTCTGCCGAAAGAATTTTCAATACTAGGTATAGGGCGAACGGTATATACGGATACTGATTACCGCTCTTATATATTAAACGAAATAAAGCTTTTCGTGAAGTCATCTGAGCAAGATGAATCGTTGATGAAAGCTTTTGTGTCAAAACTTTATTATCTCTCAATCGATCCTGCGATTGAGAGTGAGTACGGCCAACTTAGTTGTCGTCTGGAGGAACTGAGTGGCGAAGAACGTCCCGATAATTTGCTTTACTATTTGGCCACTCCACCGTCTTTGTACGGAGTGGTTCCGTTGCATCTTAAAAAATGGAGGCTGAATAGTAAGCACTCCCGCATCATTGTGGAAAAGCCTTTCGGCTACGATTTAGAGTCGGCGCAAGAACTTAACCGTATTTATACTTCGGTATTTGATGAACGGCAGATCTATCGTATTGACCACTTTCTGGGCAAGGAAACGGCACAGAACCTTTTAGCTTTCCGTTTTGCCAATGGCATTTTTGAACCGCTGTGGAACAGAAACTACATTGATTACGTGGAAGTGACGGCCGTGGAAAATCTCGGTATCGAACAGCGTGGTGGCTTTTATGATACTACAGGAGCATTGCGCGATATGGTGCAAAATCACCTGATACAGTTGGTTGCACTGACAGCTATGGAACCACCTGCTGCATTTAATGCGGACAGCTTCAGAAATGAAGTGGTAAAGGTTTACGAGTCTTTGACTCCTCTCAACGAAATTGATCTGGATGAACACATCGTACGCGGACAATACACTGTATCCGGTTCTAAGAAAGGCTATCGTGAGGAGAAAAATGTTTCGGCGGATTCTCGTACAGAGACTTATATTGCCATGAAACTTGGCATCAGTAACTGGCGATGGAGCGGAGTTCCTTTCTATATTCGCACCGGTAAACAGATGCCTACGAAAGTGACTGAGATAGTGGTACACTTCAAAGAGACTCCTCATCAGATGTTTCACATGGCGGGAGATAAATCGCCTATTGCCAACAAGCTGATTCTTCGCTTGCAGCCCAATGAAGGTATTGTGCTGAAGTTCGGAATGAAACTTCCCGGTCCCGGCTTTGAGGTGAAGCAAGTGACGATGGACTTCAGTTACGACAAGTTGGGTGGTGTACCTTCGGGAGATGCTTATGCCCGACTGATTGAGGACTGCATACAAGGAGATCCGACGCTCTTTACCCGAAGTGATGCTGTTGAAGCATCGTGGCGCTTTTTTGACCCGATACTTCAATATTGGAAAGAACATACCGAGGCACCTCTGTATGGATATCCGGCCGGCACATGGGGACCACTCGAAAGCGAGGCAATGATGCACGAGCATGGAGCAGACTGGACAAACCCTTGCAAAAACTTAACGAACACTGATCAATATTGCGAGCTATGA
- the pgl gene encoding 6-phosphogluconolactonase: MKKNIYSSSIETARALILHIVKLVSDEPDKTFDIAFSGGSTPALMFDLWANEYKTVTPWERIRIWWVDERCVRPEKSDSNYGMMRMLLLDVAPIPEANIFRIMGENKPKEEAARYSALVKEYVQPQGSFPAFDIVLLGAGNDGHTSSIFPGQEHLLISSEIYEATYNPNTGQNRIALTGQPIINAAQVIFFIMGKDKADVVFEICQSGDTCPAAYVAHHAGEVLLFLDQAAASKLQ; encoded by the coding sequence ATGAAAAAAAACATTTATTCCTCTTCTATAGAGACGGCTCGCGCATTGATTCTTCACATAGTTAAATTGGTATCAGACGAACCTGATAAGACATTCGATATTGCATTCAGCGGTGGAAGCACTCCGGCATTGATGTTCGATTTGTGGGCGAATGAATATAAAACAGTGACGCCTTGGGAGCGTATCCGCATTTGGTGGGTAGATGAGCGTTGCGTGCGGCCCGAGAAGTCTGATAGTAATTATGGTATGATGCGGATGCTCCTGCTGGATGTAGCTCCGATTCCCGAGGCTAATATCTTTCGCATCATGGGCGAGAATAAACCCAAGGAAGAAGCTGCTCGTTATTCAGCATTAGTGAAAGAATATGTTCAGCCGCAAGGAAGCTTTCCTGCATTCGACATTGTATTGCTTGGTGCCGGAAATGACGGACATACCTCTTCTATTTTTCCGGGGCAAGAGCACTTGCTTATTTCATCCGAAATTTATGAGGCAACCTACAATCCGAATACGGGACAAAATAGAATAGCTCTTACCGGACAACCAATCATTAATGCTGCACAGGTTATTTTCTTTATCATGGGCAAAGACAAAGCAGATGTCGTTTTTGAAATTTGTCAATCGGGAGATACGTGTCCGGCTGCATATGTCGCCCATCATGCCGGTGAAGTCTTGTTGTTCTTAGATCAGGCAGCGGCGAGTAAGCTTCAATAG
- a CDS encoding DUF1003 domain-containing protein, translated as METFISDLSNKEYPIADRVSAKSVRLPIMQLIRNEHPNFADNQYLSLSELDVYREKHIEFFMKKQVGKITKLEKRVLTSLKDKKTISDTIEREEEPALTFGQRVADKIADFGGSWTFIISFLVSLLLWICLNILWLANKGFDPYPFILLNLILSMLAALQAPVIMMSQNRQESKDRDRAKKDYMINLKSELEIEMLHEKIDHLIINEQQELLEIHKTQLEILSEILKRVESMQEK; from the coding sequence ATGGAAACCTTCATTAGTGATTTGTCTAACAAAGAATATCCGATTGCCGATAGAGTATCAGCAAAATCAGTAAGACTACCTATCATGCAATTGATAAGAAATGAACATCCCAATTTTGCAGACAACCAATATTTATCTTTGAGTGAATTGGATGTTTACAGAGAGAAGCACATCGAGTTTTTCATGAAAAAGCAAGTTGGTAAGATTACCAAATTAGAAAAGAGAGTCTTAACATCCCTGAAGGATAAAAAGACCATTTCAGACACAATTGAGCGGGAAGAGGAACCTGCTTTAACTTTTGGACAGAGGGTTGCTGACAAGATTGCCGATTTTGGAGGCAGCTGGACCTTTATTATCTCATTTCTGGTATCTTTGCTGCTCTGGATTTGTTTGAACATTCTTTGGCTTGCCAATAAGGGATTTGATCCATACCCTTTTATCTTGTTAAACCTGATTTTATCCATGTTGGCAGCCTTGCAGGCACCTGTTATTATGATGAGCCAAAATAGGCAAGAGTCGAAAGACAGGGATAGAGCTAAGAAGGATTATATGATTAATCTAAAATCTGAATTGGAAATAGAAATGCTTCATGAGAAGATAGACCATTTAATAATTAATGAGCAGCAGGAATTGCTCGAAATTCATAAAACCCAGTTGGAGATATTATCTGAAATATTAAAGCGCGTCGAGAGCATGCAAGAAAAATGA
- a CDS encoding LytTR family DNA-binding domain-containing protein, whose protein sequence is MTLNCAIIDDEPLALSLLESYVNKTPFLKLIGKYSSAMQAMKELPINETDLLFLDIQMPELNGLEFSQMIDPHTRIVFTTAFGQYAIDGYRVNALDYLLKPISYVDFLQAANKAVQWFELIHKPEEKESIYVKSDYKLIQIELKKILYIEGLKDYIKIYLEDSVKPILSLMSMKSMEELLPANRFMRVHRSFIVQKEKIRIIDRGRIVFEKTYIPISDTYKQAFQVFLDERS, encoded by the coding sequence ATGACACTAAATTGCGCAATCATAGATGACGAACCTTTAGCACTCAGTTTACTAGAGAGTTATGTCAATAAGACTCCATTTCTAAAGCTAATCGGAAAGTATTCCAGTGCAATGCAGGCGATGAAGGAACTCCCAATCAACGAAACAGATCTGTTATTCCTAGATATACAGATGCCCGAATTGAACGGTTTGGAATTCTCTCAGATGATAGACCCTCACACGCGTATTGTGTTTACTACCGCCTTCGGACAATACGCCATAGATGGTTACCGGGTCAACGCACTCGATTATCTCTTGAAGCCTATTTCGTATGTAGATTTTCTTCAGGCAGCCAACAAAGCCGTGCAATGGTTCGAATTAATACATAAACCTGAAGAAAAAGAAAGTATTTATGTAAAAAGCGACTATAAACTCATACAAATAGAATTAAAAAAGATCCTATATATAGAAGGATTAAAAGACTATATAAAGATCTATCTTGAAGATAGCGTCAAACCAATCTTATCATTAATGAGCATGAAGTCGATGGAAGAATTGCTGCCAGCCAACCGTTTCATGCGTGTACATCGTTCATTCATCGTTCAGAAAGAGAAAATACGGATTATAGATCGCGGAAGAATAGTCTTTGAGAAGACCTATATTCCCATTAGTGATACTTATAAACAGGCCTTTCAAGTTTTCCTGGACGAAAGAAGTTAA
- a CDS encoding histidine kinase, whose translation MKLQTTNRTLEAMIHIISWSIVFGFPFFMEREGSSIDWNAYLRHASVLFSFLVVFYVNYFFLIPRLLFNEKTRKYIIYNAILLIGIGIALQIWQKMNMPPIPETNSVYKRKSPPRWIFFARDIISLIFTIGLSVAIRMSSRWRMSEEARREAEKNRTEAELKNLRNQLNPHFLLNTLNNIYALITFDSDKAQQAVQELSKLLRHVLYENQQTFVALGKEADFIRNYIELMRIRLTSNVTVETQIEIRSDSKTEIAPLIFISLIENAFKHGISPTEPSFIRILLSERKNKICCEIINSYHPKNERMDKSGSGIGLEQVQRRLELLYSKHYTWDKYISNDGKEYISRLYLTPSKN comes from the coding sequence ATGAAACTACAAACCACCAATCGTACACTAGAAGCGATGATACATATCATCAGCTGGAGCATTGTATTTGGATTCCCATTCTTCATGGAACGAGAAGGCAGTAGCATTGACTGGAATGCCTACTTGCGTCATGCCTCAGTACTCTTTTCCTTTTTGGTGGTTTTCTATGTGAATTATTTCTTTTTGATTCCTCGCCTTTTATTCAACGAAAAAACCCGGAAATACATTATATATAATGCAATACTGTTGATTGGCATCGGAATAGCCTTGCAAATATGGCAAAAAATGAATATGCCGCCCATTCCAGAAACAAATTCTGTTTATAAACGTAAGAGCCCTCCAAGATGGATCTTTTTCGCTCGCGACATCATTAGCTTAATCTTTACCATAGGACTTAGCGTAGCTATCCGCATGAGTAGTCGATGGAGAATGTCGGAAGAAGCCCGACGCGAAGCAGAGAAAAATCGCACGGAAGCGGAATTAAAAAACTTGCGTAACCAGCTAAACCCACACTTCCTGCTTAACACTTTGAATAATATTTATGCCCTGATTACTTTTGATAGTGATAAAGCTCAGCAAGCAGTGCAGGAACTCAGCAAACTACTCCGCCATGTGCTTTATGAAAATCAGCAGACGTTTGTAGCACTGGGCAAAGAGGCTGATTTTATCCGCAACTACATTGAGTTGATGCGCATACGCCTCACCAGCAACGTTACCGTAGAAACGCAAATAGAAATTCGTTCTGATAGTAAAACTGAGATCGCTCCGCTTATCTTCATATCTCTAATAGAGAATGCCTTTAAACATGGCATTTCTCCCACAGAACCAAGCTTCATACGCATCCTTCTCTCCGAACGTAAGAACAAGATCTGCTGTGAAATAATAAACAGTTACCATCCTAAAAACGAAAGGATGGATAAAAGCGGATCTGGCATTGGCTTGGAACAAGTACAAAGACGCTTGGAATTACTCTATTCGAAACACTATACTTGGGATAAATATATCTCAAACGACGGAAAAGAATATATATCAAGATTATACCTCACTCCCTCAAAAAATTGA